A portion of the Staphylococcus felis genome contains these proteins:
- the thiO gene encoding glycine oxidase ThiO — MEQTVIIGAGVMGLSIARQLKSKHRHIRIIDRSTPRMNASYAAGGMLGAQNEFFEDTPLYRLAMQSRAMMPETAKDLERETGIDIEYQKYGLIKVASNSHDITALHKQFQFLQSHDHTIKLLSSSEMAQRFPKLDPNQSAAFKIQDDGQINANIYTQALIKSVAHRESIELLTHTETTSISQQDNGGYHIHTSKGTFHADELIIAAGAWSGALLHHLNIHLPTHPVKGDVKLIASDYHGLQETIFNVNGCYIVPKKPNRFLIGATSEIDNWSTQNNRDNLNWLDRESIAMIPALKQGRIIKEWTGIRPITPDGEPIMGEVRPNLYVTTGHYRNGILLSPIVGKLMAQLVDGNHQAREILQPFQPHQHTI; from the coding sequence ATGGAACAAACCGTCATTATTGGTGCTGGTGTCATGGGATTGTCAATTGCACGTCAATTGAAATCTAAACACCGACACATTCGCATCATCGATCGCTCGACTCCACGAATGAATGCATCCTATGCAGCTGGAGGAATGCTAGGTGCTCAAAATGAATTTTTTGAAGACACACCTTTATACCGTCTTGCCATGCAAAGTCGTGCAATGATGCCCGAAACTGCAAAAGATTTAGAGCGTGAAACAGGTATCGATATTGAATACCAAAAGTATGGTTTAATCAAAGTGGCTTCAAACAGCCACGATATAACAGCACTACACAAACAATTCCAATTTTTACAATCACACGATCATACGATTAAACTACTGTCTTCCTCAGAAATGGCACAACGTTTTCCAAAGCTTGATCCTAATCAAAGTGCCGCTTTTAAAATTCAAGACGACGGACAAATCAATGCTAATATTTATACGCAAGCATTAATAAAATCAGTAGCCCACCGAGAATCTATCGAATTATTGACTCATACCGAAACCACTTCTATCTCTCAACAGGATAACGGGGGCTATCATATTCATACGTCTAAAGGAACTTTCCATGCTGACGAACTGATTATCGCAGCTGGCGCTTGGAGTGGCGCGTTATTGCATCACCTCAATATTCATTTACCGACGCACCCTGTCAAAGGTGATGTCAAACTTATCGCATCTGACTATCATGGTTTGCAAGAAACTATTTTTAATGTAAATGGATGTTACATCGTGCCGAAAAAGCCGAATCGTTTCTTAATTGGCGCTACTTCTGAAATCGACAACTGGAGCACTCAGAATAATCGCGATAACTTGAATTGGCTAGACCGTGAGAGTATTGCTATGATTCCTGCATTAAAACAAGGCCGTATCATTAAAGAGTGGACAGGTATTCGTCCTATTACACCAGATGGAGAGCCCATCATGGGAGAAGTTCGTCCGAATCTATATGTCACAACAGGACATTATCGAAATGGTATTCTTCTATCACCGATTGTGGGGAAACTTATGGCGCAATTGGTAGATGGCAATCACCAAGCACGTGAAATATTACAACCATTCCAACCTCATCAGCATACAATTTAA
- a CDS encoding DNA-binding protein gives MLTKEFAEKTGLSEKQVRKIVQHLEERGYHLKKTEYRGREATDFQEEDIELFQEIAERVGRTNSYELAFEELEQEKDFLQVIVKEDQNHLPSDQQVPHLLNELRNEINQMREERQMLGQMVSQVHQQQEELKALHTKLNQQLESSNQSLATLTEAQKQQTEQINQTQQSIESQVQQQKALAHTIERNEKKGFLQRLFGG, from the coding sequence ATGCTAACAAAAGAGTTTGCCGAAAAAACAGGCTTAAGCGAAAAACAAGTTCGTAAAATTGTGCAGCATCTTGAGGAAAGAGGCTACCACTTAAAAAAGACAGAATACCGCGGTCGTGAAGCGACAGATTTTCAAGAAGAAGATATCGAATTATTCCAGGAAATCGCCGAACGTGTGGGTCGAACAAATAGCTATGAGCTTGCTTTTGAAGAACTTGAACAGGAAAAAGATTTTTTACAAGTTATTGTTAAAGAAGATCAAAACCATCTTCCAAGTGATCAACAAGTCCCACACCTTCTTAATGAATTACGCAATGAAATCAATCAAATGCGCGAAGAACGTCAAATGTTAGGTCAAATGGTTTCTCAAGTCCATCAACAGCAAGAAGAGTTGAAAGCATTACATACAAAATTAAATCAACAACTTGAATCGAGCAATCAATCGTTAGCGACACTTACTGAAGCCCAAAAACAACAAACTGAGCAGATTAATCAAACACAACAAAGTATTGAATCTCAAGTTCAACAGCAGAAAGCATTAGCACATACGATTGAACGCAATGAGAAAAAAGGATTTTTACAGCGCTTGTTCGGAGGATAA